From one Anguilla rostrata isolate EN2019 chromosome 12, ASM1855537v3, whole genome shotgun sequence genomic stretch:
- the LOC135236458 gene encoding odorant receptor 131-2-like produces the protein MDQNSSSEELQVITNDPVLVRTRMAIVQVLVWFFIYIDIFMLFTFFSKQAFRGNARYILFAHTLLVDSVYLLLSVLIVLLNYNYLLFPVGSCVLLCVILEIVSSCTPVTITAMCLERYVAICMPLRHADIATTGRTLAAITIISAYSSLTPFLDLFILIVISPPGYFATPTLCHYQIMILTEWHRFMRTVRYQVDLVLIVIIVLFCFVKITLAARTASGENKQSASKGKRTLLLHGLQLFLCLVDRLSPYTESVALECNLELYLIIRYFNYVALGITSKALSSIIYGLRDKKFFLALMYYTTCRFNHNIAT, from the coding sequence ATGGatcagaacagcagcagtgaggagctgCAAGTAATTACCAACGACCCCGTGTTGGTGAGGACGAGGATGGCCATAGTGCAAGTGCTGGTGTGGTTCTTTATTTACATCGACATCTTCATGCTCTTCACCTTCTTCAGTAAGCAGGCTTTCCGGGGCAATGCACGCTACATCCTGTTTGCTCACACCCTGCTGGTGGACTCAGTCTACCTGCTGCTCTCAGTACTGATTGTGTTGCTTAACTATAACTATCTGCTATTTCCTGTGGGTTCCTGCGTTCTGCTCTGCGTTATCTTGGAGATCGTTAGCAGCTGCACACCAGTGACCATCACTGCTATGTGCTTAGAGCGCTATGTGGCCATCTGCATGCCTCTGAGGCACGCTGACATCGCCACCACTGGCAGGACACTGGCTGCCATCACCATCATCTCAGCCTACAGCTCCCTCACCCCTTTTCTGGACCTCTTTATCCTGATTGTCATATCTCCGCCAGGCTACTTTGCCACGCCGACCTTGTGCCACTATCAGATCATGATTCTGACTGAGTGGCATCGCTTCATGCGAACTGTTCGGTATCAAGTGGACTTAGTTCTGATTGTAAttattgttctgttttgctttgttaAAATCACGCTGGCTGCTCGAACTGCCTCTGGAGAAAATAAGCAGTCTGCGTCAAAGGGGAAACGCACGCTCCTGCTCCACGGcctgcagctgtttctgtgccTGGTTGATAGGTTGAGCCCCTACACTGAGAGCGTAGCGCTGGAGTGCAATTTAGAGCTGTACTTGATTATCCGATACTTCAATTATGTGGCCTTGGGTATTACGTCCAAGGCTCTGAGTTCAATAATATATGGTCTCAGGGATAAAAAGTTTTTCCTTGCTCTAATGTATTATACCACCTGCAGGTTTAATCATAATATTGCAACCTGA